One window of Streptomyces sp. SUK 48 genomic DNA carries:
- a CDS encoding LLM class flavin-dependent oxidoreductase — translation MGAVRQPLRVGVLLPTREQAILGEHDASSLLDFARRAEQLGFDSLWTGDSLTARPRLDPLVVLSAVGAVTRRVLLGTAAMTPALRHPLVAASMVSSLDQVSSGRLVLGVGSGFPVPETDEELAAVGASAAARAGTLDEVTALWRTAWSSTRPGAPNHFTGRHWQAEGLDRMICPAALDGPPLWLAAGADSARALERAARLYDGWLSSRTSAESYAGARRRLEDLCRRAGRRAGAVTPALYLTVTVGPDERGARVELDDYLEHCYGRALEQMSAMRAYAWGPSEHCAQRVADYVRAGARHILLRIGSLRPETHLREIADVLVSKARQTDQENT, via the coding sequence ATGGGGGCCGTCCGTCAGCCGCTCCGGGTGGGGGTCCTGTTGCCGACCCGGGAGCAGGCGATCCTCGGCGAGCACGACGCCTCCTCCCTGCTGGACTTCGCGCGCCGCGCCGAACAACTCGGCTTCGACTCCCTGTGGACGGGCGACTCGCTCACCGCGCGCCCGCGGCTCGACCCCCTGGTGGTGCTGTCCGCCGTGGGCGCGGTGACCCGCCGGGTGCTGCTGGGCACCGCGGCGATGACGCCTGCGCTGCGCCACCCGCTCGTGGCCGCGAGCATGGTCAGCAGCCTGGACCAGGTCAGCTCCGGCCGGCTCGTCCTCGGCGTGGGATCCGGCTTCCCGGTCCCGGAGACCGACGAGGAACTGGCCGCCGTGGGTGCCTCGGCCGCTGCCCGGGCCGGCACCCTCGACGAGGTCACCGCGCTGTGGCGGACGGCCTGGAGCAGCACCCGGCCCGGCGCGCCCAACCACTTCACGGGCCGGCACTGGCAGGCGGAGGGCCTGGATCGGATGATCTGCCCGGCCGCGCTGGACGGACCGCCGCTGTGGCTCGCCGCCGGCGCCGACAGCGCCCGCGCGCTCGAACGGGCCGCCCGCCTCTACGACGGCTGGCTGTCGTCCCGTACCTCGGCCGAGTCCTACGCCGGTGCCCGGCGCCGTCTGGAGGACCTCTGCCGGCGCGCCGGGCGCCGGGCCGGCGCGGTGACCCCGGCCCTGTACCTCACGGTCACGGTCGGCCCGGACGAGCGGGGGGCCAGGGTCGAGCTGGACGACTACCTCGAACACTGCTACGGGCGCGCCCTGGAGCAGATGTCGGCCATGCGCGCCTACGCCTGGGGGCCCAGCGAGCACTGCGCGCAGCGCGTCGCCGACTATGTGCGGGCGGGCGCCCGGCACATCCTGCTCCGCATCGGATCGCTGCGACCGGAGACACACCTGCGGGAGATAGCGGACGTACTCGTCTCCAAGGCCCGCCAGACAGATCAGGAGAACACATGA
- a CDS encoding AfsR/SARP family transcriptional regulator, with protein sequence MITYSQFEDTYPNNGRRLPSEPAVREVSPARPVCAFLGPLEVRTGGRTHTVGGNRQRTLLAALLVSPGRPLAAEQLYTELWGENPPPTFENSLQAHVYRLRRTLQQLAGPDGRAPELLTRSSGYVLELGDEETDAAAFRRLAGQARSCARHAPDQALRLLDEALGLWRGAPFQDVAQGPMSQSVALALEEEQLCAVEDKLWLEIQLADPVHSISELKRMRTIHPWRERLTEMLMLALYRTGRQAEAVETYNSTRHRLASELGMEPSLKLRQRLQQILNQAPSLDAAVPA encoded by the coding sequence GTGATCACCTATTCTCAGTTCGAGGACACCTATCCGAACAACGGCCGCAGACTGCCTTCCGAGCCAGCGGTCCGCGAGGTTTCCCCCGCGCGTCCGGTCTGCGCGTTCCTCGGCCCCCTTGAGGTGCGCACCGGCGGCCGTACGCACACCGTCGGCGGCAACCGGCAGCGCACCCTGCTGGCGGCGCTGCTGGTGAGCCCCGGCCGGCCGCTGGCCGCCGAGCAGCTGTACACCGAGCTGTGGGGGGAGAACCCCCCGCCCACCTTCGAGAACTCGCTCCAGGCCCACGTGTACCGGTTACGCCGGACCCTCCAGCAACTGGCCGGACCGGACGGCCGGGCGCCCGAGCTGCTCACCCGCTCGTCGGGGTACGTACTGGAGCTGGGCGACGAGGAGACCGACGCGGCGGCCTTCCGGCGGCTGGCCGGCCAGGCCCGCTCCTGCGCCCGGCACGCCCCCGACCAGGCACTTCGCCTGCTCGACGAGGCGCTGGGCCTGTGGCGCGGGGCGCCCTTCCAGGACGTCGCCCAGGGGCCCATGTCGCAGAGCGTGGCGCTGGCCCTGGAGGAGGAGCAGCTGTGCGCGGTCGAGGACAAGCTGTGGCTGGAGATACAGCTGGCGGACCCGGTGCACAGCATCAGTGAGCTGAAGCGCATGCGCACCATCCACCCCTGGCGGGAGCGGCTGACCGAGATGCTCATGCTGGCCCTGTACCGGACCGGGCGGCAGGCCGAGGCGGTGGAGACGTACAACAGCACGCGGCACCGGCTGGCGAGCGAGCTGGGCATGGAGCCCTCGCTCAAGCTGCGCCAGCGGCTCCAGCAGATCCTCAACCAGGCGCCCTCGCTGGACGCCGCCGTGCCCGCCTAG
- a CDS encoding NAD(P)/FAD-dependent oxidoreductase — MDEDFEIVIIGAGMSGLGMAARLKEAGRHTFTVLEKAASIGGTWRDNTYPGAACDVQSHLYWYSFGEQPDWSRTYAGQPEILHNLQRFAESQGLTEHIRCGTEVTQATWSDEDGRWHLRTARGERLRARALITAWGQLNLPAWANIEGAERFTGLQAHTARWPEDLDLTGKRVACIGSAASAVQLVPAIARDTGRLTVFQRSPNYLLPRQDQALSDDERAALLAEPHRYDELREGLYRERDGWAVGLRDDGNPVRDEFLRVAKDHLAAQVADAGLRERLTPDYAFGCKRVLISDDYYPAVSRDNVELVSEPITRIEPEGVRTADGRLHEVDVIVHATGFQPLDRTGGAEVVGRDLLTLREAWKDGPEAYLGVSVSGFPNMFMLYGPNTNLGHHSILFMVECQIDYVLKALGSLDGDRNRTLDVAPEVQRRYNEELQRDLSGTAFAAGCASWYKTGDGRVVNNWPASIEAYKERTAVFEPGDYIG, encoded by the coding sequence ATGGACGAGGACTTCGAGATCGTCATCATCGGCGCCGGGATGTCGGGCCTCGGCATGGCCGCCCGTCTCAAGGAGGCCGGCCGGCACACGTTCACGGTGCTGGAGAAGGCCGCCTCCATCGGCGGGACCTGGCGCGACAACACGTACCCCGGCGCGGCCTGCGACGTGCAGTCCCACCTGTACTGGTACTCCTTCGGCGAGCAGCCCGACTGGAGCCGTACGTACGCCGGGCAGCCGGAGATCCTGCACAACCTTCAACGGTTCGCCGAGAGCCAGGGTCTGACGGAGCACATCCGCTGCGGCACCGAGGTCACCCAGGCCACCTGGTCGGACGAGGACGGCCGCTGGCACCTGCGCACCGCGCGCGGCGAGCGGCTGCGGGCCCGGGCGCTGATCACCGCGTGGGGGCAGCTCAACCTGCCGGCCTGGGCGAACATCGAGGGCGCGGAGCGCTTCACCGGGCTCCAGGCGCACACGGCGCGCTGGCCCGAGGACCTGGATCTGACGGGCAAGCGGGTCGCCTGCATCGGCAGCGCGGCCAGCGCCGTCCAGCTGGTGCCCGCCATCGCGCGGGACACCGGGCGGCTGACGGTGTTCCAGCGGTCCCCCAACTACCTGCTGCCGCGCCAGGACCAGGCGCTGAGCGACGACGAGCGCGCCGCGCTGCTCGCCGAGCCGCACCGCTACGACGAGCTGCGCGAGGGCCTCTACCGCGAGCGCGACGGCTGGGCCGTCGGCCTGCGCGACGACGGCAACCCGGTGCGGGACGAGTTCCTGCGGGTGGCCAAGGACCACCTGGCCGCACAGGTGGCCGACGCGGGGCTGCGCGAGCGGCTCACCCCCGACTACGCGTTCGGCTGCAAGCGGGTGCTGATCAGCGACGACTACTATCCGGCGGTCTCCCGCGACAATGTCGAGCTGGTCTCCGAGCCCATCACCAGGATCGAGCCGGAGGGCGTCAGGACCGCGGACGGGCGGCTGCACGAGGTCGACGTGATCGTGCACGCCACCGGCTTCCAGCCGCTCGACCGCACCGGCGGGGCGGAGGTCGTCGGACGGGACCTGCTGACGCTGCGCGAGGCGTGGAAGGACGGCCCCGAGGCGTATCTCGGCGTGTCCGTCAGCGGCTTCCCCAACATGTTCATGCTCTACGGCCCGAACACCAACCTGGGCCACCACTCGATCCTGTTCATGGTGGAGTGCCAGATCGACTACGTCCTCAAGGCGCTCGGCTCCCTCGACGGCGACCGGAACCGCACCCTGGACGTCGCCCCCGAGGTGCAGCGCCGGTACAACGAGGAGCTCCAGCGGGACCTGTCGGGTACGGCCTTCGCCGCCGGCTGCGCGAGCTGGTACAAGACGGGCGACGGACGCGTGGTCAACAACTGGCCCGCCAGCATCGAGGCGTACAAGGAGCGCACCGCCGTCTTCGAGCCGGGGGACTACATCGGCTAG
- a CDS encoding alpha/beta hydrolase codes for MAYDIDPELAAALAALPKAPNGALLDLSDIPACRERVAAAEAWLPAPDPDPRVKAETLSLPRPDGTRLDVLMFHPGDTGRVRPALLYFHAGGQVLGSAHDRTARAYAADLALRLDVVLAAVDYRLAPETPAPGAAEDGHLAYTYLTAHAAAHGIDPDRVGLAGASGGGAVATVAALMIRDRGERRPRLLSLHYPMLDDRNETRSSREITGLGVWDRRENLYAWAAVLGDRVGAPDVHPYCAPGRATDLAGLPDTFVAVGQFDVFRDEDLDFARRLIDAGVPVDLHVYAHAFHSWDVFAPRSALSRTLEQTWHDYLRRHLHG; via the coding sequence ATGGCCTACGACATCGACCCGGAGCTCGCGGCCGCGCTGGCCGCGCTGCCCAAGGCCCCGAACGGCGCCCTGCTGGACCTTTCCGACATCCCCGCGTGCCGCGAGCGGGTGGCGGCGGCCGAGGCGTGGCTGCCCGCGCCCGACCCGGACCCGCGCGTCAAGGCCGAGACCCTGAGCCTCCCGCGCCCGGACGGGACCCGGCTCGACGTGCTGATGTTCCACCCCGGCGACACCGGCCGCGTGCGCCCGGCCCTGCTCTACTTCCACGCCGGCGGCCAGGTCCTCGGCAGCGCCCACGACCGCACGGCCCGCGCGTACGCCGCGGACCTGGCACTGCGGCTCGATGTCGTACTGGCCGCGGTCGACTACCGGTTGGCGCCGGAGACCCCGGCACCGGGCGCGGCCGAGGACGGCCATCTGGCCTACACGTACCTCACCGCGCACGCCGCCGCGCACGGGATCGACCCGGACCGCGTCGGGCTCGCGGGCGCGAGCGGCGGCGGGGCGGTCGCCACGGTCGCCGCGCTGATGATCCGCGACCGCGGTGAGCGGCGTCCGCGGCTGCTGTCGCTGCACTACCCGATGCTCGACGACCGCAACGAGACCCGCTCCAGCCGGGAGATCACCGGACTCGGCGTCTGGGACCGGCGGGAGAACCTGTACGCCTGGGCCGCGGTGCTGGGCGACCGCGTGGGGGCGCCGGACGTGCACCCGTACTGCGCGCCCGGCCGCGCCACCGACCTCGCCGGTCTGCCGGACACCTTCGTCGCCGTGGGCCAGTTCGACGTCTTCCGCGACGAGGACCTCGACTTCGCGCGGCGGTTGATCGACGCCGGTGTCCCGGTCGACCTGCACGTCTACGCGCACGCCTTCCACTCGTGGGACGTGTTCGCGCCGCGGTCGGCCCTCTCCAGGACCCTCGAACAGACCTGGCACGACTATCTGCGCCGCCACCTGCACGGCTGA